AGAAGTAGGGAGAGGTGCTCTCGTCGCAGCCGCCGGGGACCGGGACGTCCTTGAACCCGAGCTTCTTGGCCTTGGCCTCCGTGGCCTCCTGCAAGGTGATCTTCTTGAGCTCGTACATCCGGTCCAGGACGGTGTTGCGCCGGTCCAGCAGCCGCTGACGGCTGGCCTTTCCCGCGTTCGGGTCGGTCCCACTGGGGTTCTGCACGGCTCCGGCCAGGGTGGCCGCCTCCCACAGGTTCAGCTTGGAGGCGGGCTTGTCGAAGAATCGCTTGGACGCGGCCTGGATCCCGTGGGCGCCCGCACCGAAGTAGGCGATGTTGAGATAGCGCTCAAGGATCTCCGACTTGGTGTATTTCTCCTCGACCGCCATCGCGTAACGCAGCTCGTTGAGCTTGCGGGAGTAGGACGTCTCGATGGCGGCTTGCTGCTCCTCCTTGGTCTCCGCGCTGTTGACCAACACCTGCTTGACGTACTGCTGGGTGATGGAGGAGCCGCCCTGGATGCCTCCGCCGCCGGAGAGGTTCTTCACCGCGGCGCGGAAGGTGCCCTCCAGGTCGATGGCCCCGTGCTGGTAGAACCGGTAGTCCTCGATGGAGACGATCGCGGTCTGCATGATGTCGGCGACCTGGTCGAGCTTCACCGACTCACGGTTCTCGTAGAAGAACTGCGCGAACTGCTTGCCGTCCGCGTCGAGCAGCGTGGTCTTCTCCGCGAGTGGAGGCTCGCTGAGCTCCTCGGGGAGCAGGTGCAGCTCCTCCGTGGCGGACTTCACGGTCATTCCCGCGCCGCCCACCGCCGGAAGCGCGACGGCAGCGACCAATACGCCTGTGGCAGCGGATGCGGCGACCAGCCGCAGAAGGTTCCCGACGACCGATCCCTGATCTTTGCCCTGAGCTTGCACGAGTCAAGGTTACGTCGTACGGATGCCCCAAACGGTAACGGAAGACTATTTCGCCGCGCGTCGAGCACGTAATCGATCAGGTGACTAGTCATTCCCGGCCACATGGCCGCTGATGACCATGCGAGAAATTGGTCCCGCCGGGGTCTGTCGGCCCGAACGTCTGGTTGCGTACGTTCTCTTTCTGCGGCAATTGAATACGGAGGCTCGACGCCCGCGCCCGTCGGCCCCAAGTCACGACTGACCACCTAAGGGGAGTGGGGTCGAATGTGGATCACGGATTGGACCTCCCGTGCGGCCTGTAAGGGTGCGGATCCTGATGCGTTGTTCGTTCAGGGTGCTGCCCAGAACCGAGCAAAGCTGATCTGCCGAGGATGCCCGGTCCGGACCGAGTGCCTCGCCGATGCGCTGGACAACCGCATCGAGTTCGGGGTGTGGGGCGGGATGACCGAGCGCGAACGCCGGGCGCTGCTGCGTCGGCGACCGGATGTCGACTCCTGGCGTGACCTGCTGGAGTTGGCCAAAGAAGAGTACGAGCGAACGAACGAGCTGATAGCGGGCTGAGTTCGCGCCGATCCCGTACGGCTGGCGCCGAGCGCCAGCCGTACATTCGCGTGTCCGCCCTATGGCAGGCTGCGCCCCGGTTCCGGGCGGTCCGGACGCCCAGGCCCGGGGATCACTGGGCGCCCAGGAGCCGCCCCACCTCGCGCAGCCCGTCCAGGTCGTGCACGTCCTCCGCCATGGCGGGGACCCGGGCCACCGGCACCGTGGGATGGGCGGAGGCGAAGTGTTCCTGCTCGCGGTGTTCACGGGCGGCCAGCTGCATCCGGCCGGCGTGCAACCGCAGGACGGCGGCGGTCAGCTCGTGCTCGCCCTTCGACTCCAGGTTCTCGGCCGCCGCGGTGCTCCGCGCCGCCGACAGGGCGGCCGCCGGTGAGAGGTGCACCCTGTTGACCACGAGCCCGGCCAGGGGCATGCGCTCCTCGGCGAGCCGCTCCACGAAGTAGGAGGCCTCACGCATCGCGTCCCGTTCGGGCGCGGCCACGACGACGAACGCGGTCCCGGGGGCCTGCAGGAGCTTGTAGGTCTGCTCGGCGCGTGCCCTGAACCCGCCGAAGACGGCGTCCAGCGCGGAGACGAACGTCTGCAGGTCCTTGAGCACATGCGCGCCCAGCAGCTTGGTCATGGCACCGGCGACGAAGCCGAACCCCGCGTTGAGGAGTTTGAACGCGCTGCGCCCGCCGGCCTTGGCGGGGGCCATCAGCACCCGGATCAGCCGCCCGTCGAGGAAGCGGCCCAGCCGTTCCGGCGCGTCGAGGAAGTCCAGCGCGGAGCGGGAGGGCGGGGTGTCCACGATGATCAGGTCCCAGTCGCCCGACCGGCGGAGCTGGCCGAGTTTCTCCATCGCCATGTATTCCTGTGTGCCGGAGAAACTGGACGACAGAGATTGATAAAAAGGATTCGTCAGAATCTGCCGGGCCCGTTCGGGGTCCGCGTGCGCCTCGATGATCTCATCGAAGGTCCGCTTCATGTCGAGCATCATGGCGTGCAGATGGCCGTCGCCCGCCACGCCCGCGACGGGCCGCGGGGTGTTGTCGAGCTCGGTGAGTCCCATGGACTGTGCCAGCCGCCGGGCCGGGTCCACGGTCAGCACCACGGCCGAACGGCCGCGCTCGGCCGCGCGCAGCCCCAGGGCGGCCGCGGTGGTGGTCTTGCCGACTCCGCCGGAGCCGCAGCAGACGATGATCCGGGTGCCCGGGTCGTCGATGATCGCGTCGAGGTCGAGAACCGGGACGGTCCGCTGCCTGCCGGACCGTTCGCTGCGCTCGCTCATGCTGCTCCCTGGGTGCGGATCGATTGGGCCAGCTCGTACAGCCCGGCCAGGTCCACCCCGTCGGCCAGCAGCGGCAGCTCGTAGCGGGGGCGTCCGGCTCTGTCCAGCGAGGCCCTCTCGCGGTGCTCCAGGCGCGTACGGCGGGCGTGGTCGACGATCTCCTCGCCGAGGGACTCGGCCACGGCGGTGGCGTCGGAGCTGCCGTCCGTAAGCCCGGACGCCTTGAGACCGAGTGCCAGCTCGGTCAGGTCGAACCGGTTCTCGCCCGCCTCGTCCAGGACGGATGCCGGTATCAGCGACTCCCTGACCATGTTCGTGAAGATCCCGCCGGGCGGCAGCCCGGCCGCACGGAGCTCGTCGAGCCCGTCCAGGGTCTCCTGGACCGGCATCTCCTCCAGGAGCGTGACGAAGTGCACCGCGGTCTCCGGAGAGGAGACGACGCCGTTCACCAGGTCGGCGTGGTTCTTGATGGGGCCCATCCTGGCCAGGTCGGCCACCTCGCTGGTGACGTTGAGGAAGCGGGCGATCCGGCCGGTCGGCGGCGCGTCGAGCACGACGGCGTCGTAGACCCGCCTGCCGTCCTTGGCCTTGCGGCGGACGGCCTCGGTGGTCTTGCCGGTGACCAGGACGTCGCGGAAGCCGGGAGCGATGGTGGTGGCGAAGTCGATGACCCCCATCTTCGTCAGGGCCTTGCCCGCCTGGCGCATGCCGTAGAACATCTCCAGGTAGTCGAGCATGGCCTCTTCGGCGTCGACGGCCAGAGCGTAGACGTCCCCGCCGTCGGGCGCGACGGCGATCTTCCTCTCCTCGTACGGCAGCGGCGGCAGGTCGAAGACCTGCGCTATTCCCTGCCGGCCCTCGACCTCCACCAGCAGGACCTTGCGGCCGTCCGCGGCGAGGGCGAGGGCGAGTGCGGCGGCTATCGTGGTCTTCCCCGTGCCGCCCTTGCCGGTGACGACGTGGAGGCGTACGCCGTCCCAATCGGTGTCGCGAGCTCTCACGTTCCGAAGGCTACCCAACAGTCACTCGACGATTCGCCGGAGCTGTCCACTGGTGGGACCGCAGGTGCGGATTGTCATAGTGATCCTGCCCACTCCGGTGCCGCGTGGGAGGCCGGCGGTCGCGCTCCACCCGCGGGGACGCCCGTAGGGAACGCTCAGCGGGAGCCGCCTCGCTAATGTGTCCCACATGACGAAATGGGAGTACTCGACGGTGCCTCTGCTGGTCCACGCGACCAAGCAGATTCTCGATAACTGGGGCCAGGACGGCTGGGAGCTCGTCCAGGTCGTGCCGGGGCCCAACCCCGAGCAGCTGGTCGCCTACCTGAAGCGGCCGAAGCAGTGACGCCGGAGGAGAAGCTGGCCGAGCTCGGGCTGACGCTGCCCGAGGTGGTGGCGCCGCTGGCGTCCTACGTGCCGGCGGTCCGCTCAGGCGACCACGTCTACACCTCGGGCCAGCTTCCGGTGGTGGACGGCAAGCTCGCGGCGACCGGCAAGGTCGGCGCCGAGGTGAGCCCCGAGGAGGCGCGCGAGCTCGCCAGGACCTGCGCGCTCAACGCCCTCGCGGCGGTGGCCTCGGTGGCCGGAGGCCTGTCGAACATCGTCCGGATCGTGAAGGTCGTCGGCTTCGTGGCCAGCGACCCCGCCTTCAGCGGCCAGCCCCAGGTCGTCAACGGCGCCAGCGAGCTGCTCGCAGAGGTCCTGGGAGAGGCGGGCAAGCACGCCCGCAGCGCGGTCGGCGTGGCCGTCCTGCCGCTGAACGCGCCGGTCGAGGTCGAGCTGATCGCCGAGGTCCGCTGACGATTGTCCGGTGCGGGAGCCGTGCCACATGATGGACCCTGAACCGAGTGTTGTTCTGGTGGAGGGTCTGAATGGGTGGGATTCCGCTTCCTGGTGAGTTCGGCGAGCGTGCGCGCGACATCCTGGCCGGGCGGGTGGAGCCCGTCCCGGCCAGGGACGCCGCCACCGTGGTCCTCCTGCGCGAGGGCGTCGAGGTCTACCTGCTGCGGCGGAAGGCGAGCATGGCCTTCGCGGCGGGGGCCTACGTCTTCCCCGGCGGTTCGGTGGACCCCCGCGACACCGACCACGCGATCTCCTGGGCCGGGCCCTCGCCCGCGGAGTGGGGAGCGGTCTTCCGCGCGGACGAGAGGACCGCGCGTGGCCTGGTCTGCGCCGCCGTGCGGGAGACATTCGAGGAGTCCGGGGTGCTGCTCGCCGGGACGTCCCCCGCCTCCGTCGTCGCCGACACCACCGGTGACGACTGGGAGGCCGACCGGCTCGCTCTGATCGACCGGAGCCTGTCGTTCGCCGACTTCCTGGCCAGGCGCGGCCTGGTTCTCCGTTCCGACCTGCTGCGTCCCTGGACCCACTGGATCACTCCCGAGGTCGAGCGCAGACGCTTCGACACCCGGTTCTTCGTCGCGGCGCTCCCGCCGGGCCAGCGCACCCGCGACGTCGGCGGCGAGGCGGACCAGGTCGCCTGGGTACGGCCCGCCGACGCGATCGACCAGGCCAAGAACGGCCAGATCTTCCTGATGCCCCCGACCTACCGCACGCTCGGCGAGCTGCGCGACTACCCGTCCGTGGCCGACGTGCTCGGCGCCGAGCGTGAGATGGTCACCTTCATGCCCGTGATCGTGGAGGTGGACGGGGAGATGCACATCGTGCTCGACGACGACTACCGGTCGGGGGCCGCATGAGTGGTCTGCGGATTCCTCTTGAGGGGCCCGACGGGTCCGGGACGGCTCACACTCTCAGCGTTCTCGCGCCCAACCCCTCCCCGATGACCCTGGACGGCACCAACACGTGGGTGATCGGCAGGGGGGAGGACGTGCTGGTCGTCGATCCGGGGCCGGACGATGGGCCGCACCTGCGGCGGGTCGCCGATCTCCTCCGGGAACGGAGGGTGACGACGATCCTGCTCACCCACGGGCACCATGATCACAGCGGTGGTGCGAGGAGGTTCGCCGAGCTGGTCCGCGCGCCGGTCAGAGCCCTGGATCCGGAGCACAGGCTCGGTGATGAGGGACTCGCCGACGGCGACGTGCTCACCGCCGGTGGGCTGGAACTCCACGTGGTCGGCACCCCCGGCCACTCGTTCGACTCACTCTGTTTCTGGCTGCCCGAGGATCGGGCGATGCTGACCGGGGACACCGTGCTCGGCCGGGGCACCACCGTCATCGCTCCGGACGGCGACCTGGCCGACTACCTGCGCTCCCTGGACCTGCTGCGCGCGAGGGCCGAGCGGGTCGGCGCCGAGGCGCTGCTCCCGGGGCACGGCCCGGTGCTGCCCGACCCGATCGGCGCCCTGGACGGCTACATCGCCCACCGGAGGCGGCGACTGGACCAGATCCGGGAGGCGCGAGAGCGAGGTGCGAGAACACCGGGGGAGATCGTCGAGATCGTCTACGCCGACGTCGACAGGTCGCTCTGGCCCGCCGCCGAGATGTCGGTCCGCGCCCAGCTCTCCTATCTCGAGGGTCGTGAAGGCGGTGCGGGCGGCGGCCGTTAGCGCGAGCGGTTGTGCAGCCGCTCCAGATCCATGATGACCACGGCCTTGGCCTCGATGCGCAGCCAGCCGCGCTGGGCGAAGTCGGCCAGGGCCTTGTTCACGGTCTCACGGGAGGCCCCGACAAGCTGGGCCAGCTCTTCCTGGGTGAGGTCGTGGTGGACCCGGACTCCGTCGTCGATCCGCTGGCCGAAGCGGTCGGCCAGGTCGAGCAGGGCCTTGGCGACGCGCCCGGGAACGTCGGTGAAGACCAGGTCGGCCAGCACGTCGTTGGTACGGCGCAGCCGCTGGGCCAGGGCGCGCAGCAGGTGCAGGGCGACCTCGGGGCGGCCCGTCAGCCAGGGACGGAGGTCGTCGTGGCCGAGTCCGGCCAGGCGGACATCGGTCAGCGCGGTGGCGGACGCCGTACGGGGACGGGGGTCGAACAGCGACAGCTCGCCGAACATCTCGCTCGGGCCGAGCACGCTGAGCAGATTCTCCCGGCCGTCAGGCGCGGTCCTGGACAGTTTGATCTTGCCCTCGAGCACCACGTACAGGCGGTCCCCGGTCTCGTTCTCGCTGAACAGGGTCTGCCCCTTGGACAGCTCGACCTCGGAGATGCTGGTGCGCAGCGCGGCGGCGCTCTCACGGTCGAGCGCCGAGAACAGAGGGGCCTTGCCCAGCACGTCGTCAGTGTTCACAGTGCCTCCTGTTTCACGGCTCACGCAGTCATTGTGACCCATCCCACCAAGCGACTCTCAAGGGGCCCATGCGCGTAGGCTTACCGGGTGCCTCGCAACGTCGGTCGTGCCGGTGAATCTCCGCTCGCCTTGGTCCGTCGCGCTCGCCGGATGGACCGCATTCTGGCGGAAACCTACCCGGACGCGCACTGCGAACTCGACTTTCGCACTCCCCTGGAACTGCTGGTCGCGACAATCCTATCTGCGCAGTGTACGGACAAAAGGGTCAACATCGTTACTCCAACGCTTTTTGCGAAATATCGGACAGTTGAGGATTACGCAGGTGCGGACCGGGCCGAGATGGAGGAGCTCATCCGGTCGACGGGCTTTTTCCGGGCCAAGACCACCAGCATCATCGGCATGGCCCAGGCCGTTTGCGACCGCTACGGCGGTGAGATCCCCGGCAGGCTCAAGGACCTGGTCACGCTGCCCGGCGTCGGCCGCAAGACCGCCAACGTGGTGCTCGGCAACGCCTTCGGCGTCCCCGGCATCACCGTGGACACGCATTTCCAGCGGCTCGTCCGGCGGTTCGGCTGGACCGGGGAGACCGATCCGGTGAGGATCGAGCATGTCGTCGCGGGGCTCATCCCGAAACGCGACTGGACGATGATGTCCCACCGCCTGATCTGGCACGGCCGCCGCATCTGCCACGCCCGCAGACCCGCCTGCGGCGTGTGCCCGCTCGCCGCGCTCTGCCCCTCCTACGGTCTCGGCCCCGTCGACCCCGTCCAGGCCGCCAAACTGGTACGTCCCGGCCCCTTCTCGTAACCGGCCATCCGATCGGGAAGCGCGGAGCGGGGTGCCGTGTTGCAGAGACCGGAGGTGTGCCCGTGGAAGTCCCCGGATGGTTGGAGACGCTGGCCGAGCGGGTCGCGAGGGCGCCGGTGCCTCCGGCCCTGCGTCCGCCGCGTTCGGGCGGACGCCCGGCCGCCGTGCTCATGCTTTTCGGCGAGGGGCCGCTCGGCCCCGACGTGCTGCTGATCCAGCGCAGCTCGCGCGGGCGCCGGCATGCGGGGCAGCCCGCCTTCCCCGGCGGCGGGGTCGATCCCGAGGACGACGGTCCGATCGCCGCCGCGCTGCGCGAGGCCCGGGAGGAGACCGGCCTCGATCCGGCCGGTGTACGGGTGGTCGGCACGATGCCCGAACTGTACGTCGGGCGCAGCGACAACCGGGTCACTCCGGTGCTGGGCTGGTGGCACACGCCCTGCGTGGTGCACGCGGCCTCGCCCGACGAGGTCGAGTCGGTGGAACGCGTCCCGATCTCCGAACTCGTCGACCCGGCCAACCGGCTCGGGCTGCGCCACCCGAGCGGTTACTCGGGCCCGGCCTTCCGGGTGCGCGGGCTGTTGGTGTGGGGCTTCACCGCGGGAGTGCTCGACGGGGTGCTCGCCGGCTCGGGCTTCGAGCTCCCCTGGGACCGGTCACGGATCGAGGATCTGCCGCCTGACGTCCTCAACCTCGCGTCCCGTTGACAGCGCCAGGCCGAGACAGGCCCAGTCGGCCACGTCGTCGTCGGGATCCTTGACCAGCCGCCGCAGAGCGGCCAGACCCATCGGGTCGGGCGGACTGCCCATGATGTTCGGCAGTGCGTAGGCCGCGCCGTACCGGACCCGGCGATCGGGGTGCTCACCCAGGGCGATCACCGAGGGCAGCGCGCGACGGTCCCTGAGATGGCCGAAGGCGATCAGCACCGAGTAGAGGACCATGCAGTCGTCCTCGCCGGCCGCCAGGAAACGCAGCACCGGCAGGCTGCGTTCGACGAACCCGAGCCTGCCCAGGATGTCCACTCCCAGCATCCGCTCGGAGGCGGTGTCGCCCGCGCACGGCCGCCGGGCCGCGATGAAGGTCTGCAGATCGCCTCGCGCGTGCAGCATGGTGATCGCGTGCCAGCGGGTCGTGCCGTCGTGGTCCTGGTCCCGCAGCGCGGTCTCGATGAGAGACTCCACGGCCGCCGGCCCCCCGATCGTTGCCATATGACCACGATAACCGCGTGGACCTACCGCAAGGGGTGCACGCGCGGGCCGGACGCTGGATACCGTAAAGGGGTGAGCGGTGATCTCCTTGATCTCATCCTGATCGCCCTGATGGTGGCCTTCGCTGTGTCGGGATACCGCCAGGGGTTCATCATCGGTGCCCTGAGCTTTGTCGGATTCGTCGGTGGCGGGCTGCTGGGCATGTTCATCGCCCCGCCGATCGCCGCCGCATTGGTCGACGGTGATACCGAGCGGGCGCTGCTCGCCATCGTCATCGTCTTCCTCACCGCCACGATCGGGCAGTTCGCCTCCTCGACCATCGGCGCGGTGGTCCGCAGCCATGTCACCTGGGAGCCCGCGAAGGTGGTCGACGCGGTCGGCGGCACCTTCGCGAGCGCGTTCTCCGTGCTGATCATCGCCTGGCTGATCGGGTCGCTGCTGACCTCCTCACAGTTCACCCTGCTCAGCGAGCAGGTCAGCAAGTCCCTGCTGATCGGCACCGTCGACCAGACGATGCCGAAGGCGGCCAAGGACCTGCAGAAGCCGTTCAAGGACTTCATCGACACCTCCGGCTTCCCCAGGGTGTTCGACGCCATCGGGGGCGGCCAGTTCGTCGAGGTCGCGCCGCCCGACCAGAGCGTGCCGAAGGGCGCCCAGCTCACACGGGCCCGCCGGGGCATCGTCAAGGTCCAGGGCGTGGCCACGAGCTGCCGCAGGCACATCGAGGGCACCGGGTTCGTCTACTCGCAGAACAAGATCATGACGAACGCCCACGTGGTCGCGGGGGTCGATCAGGACCTCCAGGTCACCGACTACCTGAACAACACCCACGCGGCCAAGGTCGTGCTCTACAACCCCGACAGGGACATCGCGATCCTCCATGTCCCCGGCCTGAACCTGCCGGTCCTGCGCTTCGACGGCAGCGCCAAGAGGGGCGACAACGCCATCGTCGCGGGCTTCCCGCACGACAAGGGGTTCACCATGGCACCGGCCCGCATCCGGTTGCAGCAGCGGGCGAAGGGGCCCGACATCTATGACCGCAAGACCGTGGTCCGCGGCATCTACTCGATCCGCGGCGATGTCAGGCAGGGCAACTCCGGCGGGCCGTTGCTCACCACCGACGGCCGGGTCTACGGCGTCGTCTTCGCGGCGGCCACCGACAGGGTGGAGACCGGTTTCGTGCTGACCGCGGCCGAGGTGGCGCCGGACGCCGAAGACGGCTCCAAGCTGTTCAACCAGGTGGGAACCCAGGACTGCGACCGAAACTAGCTAGAGCAGATCCCTGATCACGGCGATGGCCGTTCCGGCGTCCGGACCGTCCACCTCGGCCATCCCTCGCACCGCCACGGCGATCTCCTCGTACGGCATGCCGTACCGGATGATCCTGTCGGCGCCCCGCGCGAACAGCGCGGCCGCCCCGCGCCGGTTGCCCCGCTGGAGATGGGTGAGGCCCACGCAGATCTGCGCCAGTCCCTGCCAGAGCTCCCGCTCCTCCTCCGGGGCGGTCTTCCACCGGCCTTCGAGCACCTCGTGGGCGTGGAACGGCCGGCTCACACCGAGCAGCCGGCGTGCCTCCGAGAGCGCCTCGTCCGCACTCGGGGCGTAGTCGTCCGGGACGCGCTCCACGCCTTGCGCCCCATGCGGCAGGGGCCGTCCGAACGCGTCCCGGGGACGCTGGTTGCGGGGTCTTCCGTCGGGGTCACGGTCGCGGGCGGTCATCGGTCGGGCTCCGGGTCGGACAGCCAGCCGATGAGCTCGGCGTCGAACTCCTCCGGCCGCTCCTCGTGCGGGAAGTGCCCGGCGCCCTCGATCAGCCGCCACCGGTAGGGGGCCGCCACGTAGCGGCTGGAGCCCTGGGCGGTGCGGGGCAGGGCGTGCCTGTCGAGCGCGCCGTGCATCTGCAGCGTGGGCGTGCCGATCTCCTTCCGCATGGTCCTGGCATAACGCAGTCCGTCGGGACGGAGCTGGGAGCGGGCGAACCAGCGGTGATACTCCAGCGCGCAGTGCGACACGGTGGGGATGCGGAAGACGTCGCGGTAGGTCTTCGCCACCTCCTCCTCCGGCCAGTTCGGCCCGGACCACTCGTCCAGCAGCCGTCCCACCAGCGCGCCCTCGTTGGCGGTCAGGCGGCGCTCGGGCAGGAAGGGAAGCTGGAAGCCCAGTGCGTAGAGAGAGGCTCTGAGCTGGCCGGACCGATCGCCGAGCAGCGCGGAGCGGAGCCGGCGCGGGTGCGGGGCAGAGACCGGGACCAGCCGCAGGACCGTCTTGGGGTCCAGCACGGACATGGTCCAGGCCAGCAGACCGCCCCAGTCGTGGCCGACGACGATCGCCCCGGTCTCGCCCAGCGCCCGGACCAGCCCGGCCGCGTCGCCGGCCAGGGTGGGCAGGTCATAGCCGCGTGGTGGCTTGTCACTGGCCCCGTAACCCCTCAGGTCGACGGCGACGGCGCGGTAGCCGGCCGCGGGCAGCGAGACGAGCTGGTTGCGCCAGCTCCACCAGAACTGCGGGAACCCGTGCAGGAGCAGCACGAGAGGGCCCTTACCGGCCTCAACGATGTGGAAGCGGGTGCCGCCGGCATGCACGGAGCGGTGGGTCCACGGACCTTCGATCCTGACCAGGGACTCGTCGGGACGGCTCACTGGCCCGGTCTCACCGGTTCGCGGTGCGTGCCGATCTGGCCCGCGGTGGGCGAGGCCGACGGCGTGGCGACGAGCTTGTCCTCGCCGCCCTTGATGGTCTTCAGCGAGCGCAGGGTCCGCTTCATCCCGGGCAGGCCCTTGAACTTCCTGATGCCGATGAAGGCCAGCAGCCCGGCCACGACCAGATAGAACACGGTGACGATCGCGAAGGCCAGCCATGTCCACACGTGCAGCGCGACCAGGGCGTAGGCGAGGGTGAACGACGCCAGGATCAGGACCAGGTGGGCCATGAACGCGGCGGCGCCGAGGAGGCCCGCGGCCATGCCGACCCGTTTGGCGTTGAAACTGAGCTCCGACTTGGCCAGTTCGATCTCGGCGCGCACCAGGGTG
Above is a genomic segment from Streptosporangium album containing:
- a CDS encoding DUF4177 domain-containing protein yields the protein MTKWEYSTVPLLVHATKQILDNWGQDGWELVQVVPGPNPEQLVAYLKRPKQ
- a CDS encoding WhiB family transcriptional regulator, whose product is MWITDWTSRAACKGADPDALFVQGAAQNRAKLICRGCPVRTECLADALDNRIEFGVWGGMTERERRALLRRRPDVDSWRDLLELAKEEYERTNELIAG
- a CDS encoding RidA family protein, translating into MTPEEKLAELGLTLPEVVAPLASYVPAVRSGDHVYTSGQLPVVDGKLAATGKVGAEVSPEEARELARTCALNALAAVASVAGGLSNIVRIVKVVGFVASDPAFSGQPQVVNGASELLAEVLGEAGKHARSAVGVAVLPLNAPVEVELIAEVR
- a CDS encoding ArsA-related P-loop ATPase, with translation MRARDTDWDGVRLHVVTGKGGTGKTTIAAALALALAADGRKVLLVEVEGRQGIAQVFDLPPLPYEERKIAVAPDGGDVYALAVDAEEAMLDYLEMFYGMRQAGKALTKMGVIDFATTIAPGFRDVLVTGKTTEAVRRKAKDGRRVYDAVVLDAPPTGRIARFLNVTSEVADLARMGPIKNHADLVNGVVSSPETAVHFVTLLEEMPVQETLDGLDELRAAGLPPGGIFTNMVRESLIPASVLDEAGENRFDLTELALGLKASGLTDGSSDATAVAESLGEEIVDHARRTRLEHRERASLDRAGRPRYELPLLADGVDLAGLYELAQSIRTQGAA
- a CDS encoding MarP family serine protease → MTTITAWTYRKGCTRGPDAGYRKGVSGDLLDLILIALMVAFAVSGYRQGFIIGALSFVGFVGGGLLGMFIAPPIAAALVDGDTERALLAIVIVFLTATIGQFASSTIGAVVRSHVTWEPAKVVDAVGGTFASAFSVLIIAWLIGSLLTSSQFTLLSEQVSKSLLIGTVDQTMPKAAKDLQKPFKDFIDTSGFPRVFDAIGGGQFVEVAPPDQSVPKGAQLTRARRGIVKVQGVATSCRRHIEGTGFVYSQNKIMTNAHVVAGVDQDLQVTDYLNNTHAAKVVLYNPDRDIAILHVPGLNLPVLRFDGSAKRGDNAIVAGFPHDKGFTMAPARIRLQQRAKGPDIYDRKTVVRGIYSIRGDVRQGNSGGPLLTTDGRVYGVVFAAATDRVETGFVLTAAEVAPDAEDGSKLFNQVGTQDCDRN
- a CDS encoding DUF309 domain-containing protein, which codes for MTARDRDPDGRPRNQRPRDAFGRPLPHGAQGVERVPDDYAPSADEALSEARRLLGVSRPFHAHEVLEGRWKTAPEEERELWQGLAQICVGLTHLQRGNRRGAAALFARGADRIIRYGMPYEEIAVAVRGMAEVDGPDAGTAIAVIRDLL
- a CDS encoding MBL fold metallo-hydrolase — encoded protein: MSGLRIPLEGPDGSGTAHTLSVLAPNPSPMTLDGTNTWVIGRGEDVLVVDPGPDDGPHLRRVADLLRERRVTTILLTHGHHDHSGGARRFAELVRAPVRALDPEHRLGDEGLADGDVLTAGGLELHVVGTPGHSFDSLCFWLPEDRAMLTGDTVLGRGTTVIAPDGDLADYLRSLDLLRARAERVGAEALLPGHGPVLPDPIGALDGYIAHRRRRLDQIREARERGARTPGEIVEIVYADVDRSLWPAAEMSVRAQLSYLEGREGGAGGGR
- a CDS encoding ArsA family ATPase; protein product: MSERSERSGRQRTVPVLDLDAIIDDPGTRIIVCCGSGGVGKTTTAAALGLRAAERGRSAVVLTVDPARRLAQSMGLTELDNTPRPVAGVAGDGHLHAMMLDMKRTFDEIIEAHADPERARQILTNPFYQSLSSSFSGTQEYMAMEKLGQLRRSGDWDLIIVDTPPSRSALDFLDAPERLGRFLDGRLIRVLMAPAKAGGRSAFKLLNAGFGFVAGAMTKLLGAHVLKDLQTFVSALDAVFGGFRARAEQTYKLLQAPGTAFVVVAAPERDAMREASYFVERLAEERMPLAGLVVNRVHLSPAAALSAARSTAAAENLESKGEHELTAAVLRLHAGRMQLAAREHREQEHFASAHPTVPVARVPAMAEDVHDLDGLREVGRLLGAQ
- a CDS encoding Crp/Fnr family transcriptional regulator, whose amino-acid sequence is MNTDDVLGKAPLFSALDRESAAALRTSISEVELSKGQTLFSENETGDRLYVVLEGKIKLSRTAPDGRENLLSVLGPSEMFGELSLFDPRPRTASATALTDVRLAGLGHDDLRPWLTGRPEVALHLLRALAQRLRRTNDVLADLVFTDVPGRVAKALLDLADRFGQRIDDGVRVHHDLTQEELAQLVGASRETVNKALADFAQRGWLRIEAKAVVIMDLERLHNRSR
- the nth gene encoding endonuclease III, with amino-acid sequence MPRNVGRAGESPLALVRRARRMDRILAETYPDAHCELDFRTPLELLVATILSAQCTDKRVNIVTPTLFAKYRTVEDYAGADRAEMEELIRSTGFFRAKTTSIIGMAQAVCDRYGGEIPGRLKDLVTLPGVGRKTANVVLGNAFGVPGITVDTHFQRLVRRFGWTGETDPVRIEHVVAGLIPKRDWTMMSHRLIWHGRRICHARRPACGVCPLAALCPSYGLGPVDPVQAAKLVRPGPFS
- a CDS encoding NUDIX hydrolase: MGGIPLPGEFGERARDILAGRVEPVPARDAATVVLLREGVEVYLLRRKASMAFAAGAYVFPGGSVDPRDTDHAISWAGPSPAEWGAVFRADERTARGLVCAAVRETFEESGVLLAGTSPASVVADTTGDDWEADRLALIDRSLSFADFLARRGLVLRSDLLRPWTHWITPEVERRRFDTRFFVAALPPGQRTRDVGGEADQVAWVRPADAIDQAKNGQIFLMPPTYRTLGELRDYPSVADVLGAEREMVTFMPVIVEVDGEMHIVLDDDYRSGAA
- a CDS encoding NUDIX hydrolase, with translation MEVPGWLETLAERVARAPVPPALRPPRSGGRPAAVLMLFGEGPLGPDVLLIQRSSRGRRHAGQPAFPGGGVDPEDDGPIAAALREAREETGLDPAGVRVVGTMPELYVGRSDNRVTPVLGWWHTPCVVHAASPDEVESVERVPISELVDPANRLGLRHPSGYSGPAFRVRGLLVWGFTAGVLDGVLAGSGFELPWDRSRIEDLPPDVLNLASR
- a CDS encoding alpha/beta fold hydrolase; this encodes MSRPDESLVRIEGPWTHRSVHAGGTRFHIVEAGKGPLVLLLHGFPQFWWSWRNQLVSLPAAGYRAVAVDLRGYGASDKPPRGYDLPTLAGDAAGLVRALGETGAIVVGHDWGGLLAWTMSVLDPKTVLRLVPVSAPHPRRLRSALLGDRSGQLRASLYALGFQLPFLPERRLTANEGALVGRLLDEWSGPNWPEEEVAKTYRDVFRIPTVSHCALEYHRWFARSQLRPDGLRYARTMRKEIGTPTLQMHGALDRHALPRTAQGSSRYVAAPYRWRLIEGAGHFPHEERPEEFDAELIGWLSDPEPDR
- a CDS encoding HEAT repeat domain-containing protein; translation: MATIGGPAAVESLIETALRDQDHDGTTRWHAITMLHARGDLQTFIAARRPCAGDTASERMLGVDILGRLGFVERSLPVLRFLAAGEDDCMVLYSVLIAFGHLRDRRALPSVIALGEHPDRRVRYGAAYALPNIMGSPPDPMGLAALRRLVKDPDDDVADWACLGLALSTGREVEDVRRQILDP